One Capricornis sumatraensis isolate serow.1 chromosome 8, serow.2, whole genome shotgun sequence genomic region harbors:
- the EIF1 gene encoding eukaryotic translation initiation factor 1 gives MSAIQNLHSFDPFADASKGDDLLPAGTEDYIHIRIQQRNGRKTLTTVQGIADDYDKKKLVKAFKKKFACNGTVIEHPEYGEVIQLQGDQRKNICQFLVEIGLAKDDQLKVHGF, from the exons ACCCCTTTGCTGATGCAAGTAAGGGTGATGACCTGCTTCCTGCTGGCACTGAGGATTATATCCATATAAGAATTCAACAGAGAAACGGCAGGAAGACCCTTACCACTGTCCAAGGGATCGCTGATGATTACGATAAAAAGAAACTAGTGAAGGCGTTTAAGAAG aaatttgcctgcaatggtACTGTAATTGAGCATCCAGAATATGGAGAAGTGATTCAGCTACAGGGTGACCAGCGCAAGAACATATGCCAGTTCCTGGTAGAG atTGGACTGGCTAAGGACGACCAGCTGAAGGTTCATGGGTTTTAA